One Argiope bruennichi chromosome 5, qqArgBrue1.1, whole genome shotgun sequence DNA segment encodes these proteins:
- the LOC129969057 gene encoding uncharacterized protein LOC129969057, giving the protein MGTFLSWNCRGLRSKLQDIKDIINKFHPICIGLQETFLSSNIPLKLRGYNSVRKDTIHGTGGVCVLTSNLYPSTVLALRTTLQAVAVQVHARKLVTVCSIYLPPHDLINQHDLDNLMDQLPAPFLLFGDFNGHSILWGSDSTNSRGRQIERFISDNCLCLLNSDEKTYFHEPTRTFHSLDLAICSPDILPLLNFIVGSDLHDSDHFPLIVSYTETDFKQCPPRYVFQRADWAAFMQQAVISENMVSMADITHAIQSVVDCLLKAANNTIPKSSPRMRKFRRPWWNEACRDSYREQKKRWNIFRRYPTSENLIAFKRARANARRIRRRSQRESWCRFISSITSFTSSKLLWKKVKAANGVYKDFSFPVLNTGNGVMSSPLDVANTLGEAFAKVSAADNYMPAFIMAKNRAERKSLRFTTRNSYSYNSEFRMNELLTALSKARDTSPGPDGITQILNVLPPSVKGTLYVDDLQISSQGSDMRVIERQLQVAVNRLVDWCDGNGHTISPEKSRCVHFCRKRGIHLDPLIHIRNANIPVVNEVKFLGIIFDLRVKYLPSYESIPNDGYPEEPSWVPIFDKRFPKPKKTPLSLQ; this is encoded by the exons ATGGGTAcgttcctttcatggaattgtcgcggccttcgTTCTAAACTACAAGACATTAAAGATATCatcaacaaatttcatccaatttgtATTGGACTCCAAGAAACCTTCTTGTCGTCCAACATTCCTCTCAAACTACGTGGTTACAACAGTGTTCGGAAGGATACAATCCATGGAACTGGTGGCGTTTGTGTCCTTACATCTAACTTATACCCGAGCACAGTTCTCGCTTTGCGCACTACattgcaggctgtggctgtgcaggtTCATGCTCGAAAATTAGTCACAGTTTGTAGCATTTATTTACCACCACACGATTTGATTAACCAACATGATCTTGATAATCTTATGGACCAGCTTCCCGCGCCTTTTctgttatttggcgattttaacGGCCACAGTATCTTGTGGGGCTCTGATAGTACAAATTCTCGCGGGCGACAGATCGAACGGTTCAtatctgataactgtctctgtctcctTAACAGTGACGAGAAAACCTACTTTCATGAgcccacacgtaccttccacagCTTAGACTTGGCCATATGCTCTCCTGATATCCTAcctttgcttaattttatagtCGGAAGTGATCTCCATGATAGTGATCACTTCCCTTTAATAGTCTCCTATACTGAAACTGATTTCAAGCAATGTCCACCACGTTATGTCTTTCAGAGGGCTGATTGGGCTGCTTTCATGCAACAAGCAGTGATTTCTGAGAATATGGTCAGCATGGCCGACATTACACACGCAATACAAAGTGTCGTCGACTGTTTACTTAAAGCCGCCAATAATACCATACCTAAAAGTTCCCCACGTATGCGAAAATTTCGAAGACCGTGGTGGAACGAAGCCTGCCGCGATAGTTACAGGGAACAAAAGAAACGGTGGAACATTTTCCGCAGGTACCCTACATCGGAGAATCTTATTGCCTTCAAACGTGCTAGAGCGAATGCTCGTCGAATTCGTCGGCGTAGCCAGAGGGAGTCCTGGTGTCGCTTTATTTCCTCAATCACATCCTTTACTTCCAGCAAATTGTTATGGAAAAAAGTCAAAGCTGCTAATGGAGTATATAAAGATTTCTCCTTCCCAGTTTTGAATACTGGAAATGGGGTGATGTCTTCTCCATTAGACGTTGCCAATACTCTCGGAGAAGCCTTTGCAAAGGTTTCCGCAGCTGATAATTACATGCCTGCTTTTATAATGgctaagaatcgcgcggaacggaaGTCTTTGCGTTTCACTACCCGAAACTCCTACTCTTACAATTCAGAATTTAGGATGAATGAATTATTGACGGCCTTGTCTAAAGCACGTGATACCAGTCCTGGTCCTgatggaatcac CCAGATTCTTAATGTGTTACCACCATCTGTTAAAGGCACATTATATGTGGATGATCTTCAGATCTCTTCCCAAGGGAGCGATATGCGCGTAATCGAACGCCAACTGCAGGTTGCGGTTAACAGGCTAGTAGACTGGTGTGATGGAAATGGGCATACGATTTCTCCCGAGAAAAGTCGATGTGTTCACTTTTGCAGGAAGCGTGGCATCCATTTGGATCCTTTAATCCATATCCGGAATGCTAACATTCCTGTAGTAAACGAAGTAAAATTTTTGGgaataatatttgacc